A genomic window from Lotus japonicus ecotype B-129 chromosome 1, LjGifu_v1.2 includes:
- the LOC130731436 gene encoding replication protein A 70 kDa DNA-binding subunit C-like has product MRSGSHTYQGKEKSQQKKPYQRPEGEGFTSGSYKPLTAVTPGARNRSSHPEVTCFRCGKTGHYANACMNQGPRCFNCNQPGHMTVDCRAPKVEPTVNTAMGKRPAARGRVYIMDGEEVGGADGVIREKRRNDGNFLTIPANF; this is encoded by the coding sequence atgaggtcaggttctcatACTTACCAAGGAAAGGAAAAATCTCAgcagaagaagccgtatcaacgcccGGAGGGGGAAGGTTTTACCTCAGGATCTTACAAGCCTTTGACTGCTGTCACTCCAGGGGCAAGAAACCGATCATCACACCCAGAGGTGACCTGcttcaggtgtgggaagactggacattaTGCGAACGCATGTATGAACCAAGGGCCccgatgtttcaattgcaaccaaccagGGCATATGACCGTCGATTGCAGGGCACCCAAGGTTGAACCAACTGTCAACACTGCAAtgggaaagcgtcctgctgctagaggaagagtttatatcatggatggAGAAGAAGTTGGAGGAGCTGATGGGGTAATTAGAGAGAAACGCaggaacgatggtaactttctaactatTCCTGCTAATTTCTAG